A DNA window from Anastrepha obliqua isolate idAnaObli1 chromosome 5, idAnaObli1_1.0, whole genome shotgun sequence contains the following coding sequences:
- the LOC129247186 gene encoding uncharacterized protein LOC129247186, whose product MALSVTVEDEESLRQQCENASLEDTSQTTKKMEQKAVLPPIKLGMSFSDWKQMKEAGEDNNSRSAKVVKPTGLLRQNRHNNNSSSEHSQQRRPQQQNLPNFNAFPKRQNQRSDRNFFQDPMIPPIMSPSSYDDHQWSSGPLMQPMFPPMPRMPRLNQYSIRINQSGQYNNRFPLEIRTLTRVKPKSGQMNSTASQKEQKPNSIKTATTADTKISIQENRTQPQIYVQRPRNAMNKNDKLKSNWIIKPQAPPPMQANTPELREEKQRMWREYRQAMKPFKNREFSNAKRVVQRLGKKNYEELDEKDRSRLDRAWEAVNAHKDMLNARVEQRSTRIEQQLKTGTTETSNGPTTNGVEPLTSWHLNTSSYTTIWNSGGTQNAPHSFRHVPLMGSFVPAHLWNTTPVLTNPRS is encoded by the coding sequence ATGGCTTTATCTGTTACGGTAGAAGATGAAGAAAGTTTACGACAGCAATGTGAAAATGCCTCCTTAGAAGACACATCACAAACTACTAAGAAAATGGAGCAAAAAGCAGTCCTACCACCCATTAAACTAGGTATGTCTTTTAGTGATTGGAAGCAAATGAAAGAAGCAGGCGAAGATAACAATTCAAGATCCGCAAAAGTTGTAAAGCCAACTGGTCTACTTAGGCAAAATCGACACAATAACAACTCGTCATCTGAACATAGTCAACAAAGACgaccacaacaacaaaatttacctAATTTTAATGCATTCCCTAAACGTCAAAACCAAAGAAGTGACCGCAACTTCTTTCAAGATCCCATGATACCACCAATAATGTCGCCATCGTCTTATGATGATCATCAATGGTCGTCTGGACCTCTAATGCAGCCCATGTTTCCACCAATGCCTCGAATGCCACGGTTAAATCAATATAGTATACGTATAAACCAATCTGGACAATATAATAACCGATTCCCTTTGGAAATTCGTACATTGACGCGTGTTAAACCGAAATCCGGGCAAATGAATTCAACTGCGTCCCAGAAAGAACAAAAGCCTAATAGTATAAAAACAGCCACCACTGCGGACACAAAAATATCAATCCAAGAAAATAGAACTCAACCGCAAATTTATGTTCAACGACCCCGTAATGCTATGAATAAAAATGATAAGCTTAAATCCAACTGGATAATAAAACCTCAAGCACCACCACCTATGCAAGCAAATACGCCGGAATTACGAGAAGAAAAGCAACGTATGTGGCGAGAATACCGTCAAGCTATGAAGCCATTTAAAAATCGCGAATTTTCAAATGCCAAAAGGGTTGTGCAGCGGCTGGGTAAAAAGAACTATGAAGAATTGGATGAAAAGGATCGTTCACGTCTAGACCGAGCCTGGGAAGCTGTAAATGCACATAAGGACATGTTAAATGCACGAGTGGAACAACGATCGACTCGAATCGAACAACAATTAAAAACTGGAACAACTGAAACCAGCAATGGACCGACCACAAATGGAGTCGAACCACTAACAAGTTGGCACTTAAATACTTCATCATATACCACTATTTGGAACAGTGGTGGTACACAAAACGCTCCTCATTCGTTTCGTCATGTGCCCCTAATGGGAAGCTTCGTACCTGCACATTTGTGGAACACGACGCCAGTTTTAACAAATCCGAGATCTTaa